Within the Vigna angularis cultivar LongXiaoDou No.4 chromosome 10, ASM1680809v1, whole genome shotgun sequence genome, the region CTAATGTCATACACAAATCAATTTATTATCATTTCCACtcgtgaataaaatattttaaataaactacTTACACttttgtgataaaaaataaGCATCTTCACCACTCTCTTTCTAAAATTAGTTAACAAGATTCTCTCTAACAGTTTTTTTTCAcggatttctttttaaaatatgtgtttCATGGAAgaaatttaagtaattaatCTCAATAATTTAAACTGTTAGTCTCAACTTTTAATGGATGTcttattttaaacttgtttCAGTTTCTGCTCTGTAAGGAATGAATGGCAAAGAAGCTCTGTGCGTTTTTTGGTCTTTTTTTTTCGTCTGCAAACGCATTAAAtaccaaataaatatataattatattattagaaagaacaaattaaattatcCTTAATCTTCCCATATCATATTTGCAGATATGTTTATGTACATCAGTAGTAATTAGTTTAGGTGATGGTGTAATCTCtaagaattataattaaaaacgAAAATGAATGTTTTGGGAAGTCAAAGTTTGTGTGTTTCTCATTGGGGTTGTCAGTGATGGTTCTGTGTTTACATTTATGCTGGCTGCATGCAGAGGGTGGATCCACCGACGTTTTCGACAGatcattcatatttattatgtCTCTGCTTAAAGTAGTTGAGACAAATATcctcaaataaattataatgtgTCCTTGTAAACAGTTAGCTATCTTCATTGCAATTCTCTTCTTATTATAATCGTTAACGAAAAACAGTATCGTCGGCAggcacaaaagaaaaataatattgctGTTTGCAATTCTCTGATTATCTCTTTCCACGAAAAAATATAGCAAGTCCAGAAATTTCAACTttagaatattaattaaattataattagacTATAGCAAGAGATAATTAATTTACTAGTTAGGTTGGAGAACTTCAAACAATTATTTACgtacaaatcaataaaatttttgaatcaatgagaagagaaaaaaattattctcaGTAAGGATGAACATTCCTGCTCAATCCGTGGGAATTGGCGAAGAACCCGAACAGATCTTGCCGGTACGGTAAGTAGGACTTGCGTTTATCGTTCTCTTTCCTTGCTCTGTTCATCACATAATGTTTCTCGTGCGCAGACGACGCTGTCGTTTTCCCCTTCTTTACCTCAACCTTCTTCACCACCACGTTTCTCGCCTTCTCCGCTGGCTTCGCCGCCGGCGCGTGGTTCAAGAACACGAACGTGTCCTTCCCGTCGCTGTTGCTTCGCAGTTTCACGTCGCGGAATCTCCACAGCTTCGAGAATCCCGTGGAGTTGCTCTTCACTGCAGACTTTGGATTCCATTCGCAGTACGATCCCTCCGGCGGCGGAGCCGCCGTAAGTTTGTCCGTCGCCGAAGGCGACGGCAATAGCGACTCTTCCGGATGTTCGACGAATAGAGTTAGCGGAGGGTGGACGCCGCCATCGTAATCATCAGAGAAGAGAAGATTCTGGTTGAAAATAGGAAACAGCGGACGAATCTGGCCGTTGTCGAAGGCGTCGTCGGCGGAGATCGGCGATCCGTCGGAATTCACAAGCATGAAACTAAATTCCTCCTCGTCCTCTTCTTCGTCTTCgttttgttgttctacctcACCTTCGTTGTGCTCTTCTTCGTTTTTGTGCTCGTCGATTTTGAGCTTTGCAATGAAATCGTGTTCGAACTTTCCAGAAGACTCGGCGAACTCGTGAGAAGAATCCCTAAACACGGAGGGCGTAAGTGAGTGCGAAACGGTTTGCATTTTAGTGAGTGTGCTACGTTTGCGTTTTGAGTTTTGTGCGGTGTTTGGTAAGAAAACTGAAACGTTATAGAGAAGGTTTTTTGAGATGCAGATATTTGGTTGAAGGGTGGGAAGGGGGATGATTGGGTTTATATATGCGGGGTATGAGGTGGAGGGTATTGGAATTGTATGTGGTCTTTTGAATTTCAACTTTCAATAATTTTGGCTTTtttcgtgtttttttttttaagtgttatCACACGTCGCACGTGGTTGTTCGTTGGTGGAGAATGAAGAACACGTAGACTCGGGTTTTTTTCGTGGGTACTTCGAGAAGGGAAGCGTTGAAGTCCAAATTTGAAAGCTTGATATTGcttttggaaaaggaaaatattgtaggttgaatatttaaatttgtgcATGACTAGTATTGATGATACAGAGTTCACGGGTTATGTAATGATAATTAATGGAAGTGGCAGTTGCTGATCTCAGTGATGACTTTTGGTTCACTAACTGGTGTTGCGTAATTGCTGAGGTGATTTTCTTGCTGGTGAAGGTTGTGAACTATTGCCTTGATGACAACACGCACGAAGGGTTTAAAATATCCTTACCTTAAtggatagttttttttttttctttttaagaatttgaaatattttatcattattcttCTAGGTAAgaaatttttgaagaaattcaaattttcgattttgattaaaataattggattattcaaaattaaagaactttacttaaaaaaagtaagaatttgaaatttgaaggtcttaagtttaattatttggtTGGTTCCAATTTTAATGAAAACGTTTTAAATTggttttcactttattttttgtgtcaactatattttaaaaattcgtTAAAGTGTTTCAATCAAGTTTTTTCACTTAGTTTTTGAAAATGACATTAAGAGGATAGTGATGTGAGAAAATGTAATGGATACatgtcaaaaaatttaaatttgttgtgGAAATAGAGTTATTTATGTgtcaagttatttttttttaatggaaaagACGATGGTTGTTTTAATCAATGGTGAGTTACATCTTCTTTTTCATAGTTGTTGGTGGTTAAAATTTGTGGTTCTCAACATTTGTTGGTTGTTGAAGTCAACTATGTCTCGTAGTTAAGCGTGTTTATCTTTTTCGTGAGGGACATAAGATCACAATGTCTCCTCTCCTAGTGGTTGGTCTAAGGGGTTGGATATAACACCAATTTGCCATTGTGGAGAGGTTGTAGTGTTGAAAGTAGCTAAAACTCTTAAGAATGGTGGGAAACAATTTTGGAGTTATCCAAACTACAAGATTAAATCTatggtttaaaattttttttgacatatactttttatggaaaaaaaaagttgttattggtaacaaaatttgattatttattggATTTGTTTAAACAACAAAATGGAAGTGAAGATTTTAAAGGATACAGTGAATATAATAGGGATGAAAGGGATGCTACTTTGGTAGACAAAGAAGGAAAATCTATAATATAGAGAAATCCCTTAAGGTTTCTGAAAAATGAGTTAAATGCTTTGATTAACATATTTGTGTCAATATTGTGGAAAATTCCATGAAATGTTGCAAAAATTAGATGGATTGTCATCCTCAAAGTATGTAGTTTGTGGGTTGTAGTAAGTGTGATGTTAAGGTTGTAAACTTTTGTTATGCAATCTCATGAAATGAATGAAAAGTTTAAGttataaacaaataatcaaTCAATGTTAAAATCTTCTAcaaatacatattatattataattctaaatacattcataaaaaaataatgttgtttaaaattacATGAGAAAGGACATGGTTAAAGACAACATAAATACATCTCCTAAACAAAATAAGCtacaaaatacataataaagTTTCAAACTACAGGTTAATAGAGGTTACAACTGtcaaatatacataaataaagtTTCATGGCTTCCAAATTGGGCCCTtcttatatgaattttttttcctagtGTTAGGTTTGGCAATTGTAGGTGGTGGAGGTTGCGATGCGGCATCACAATGTGTTGTAGCTAGTGGTGGCTGTGATAATGCAATAATCCAACTTCCTTGACATGGTATTGTTGGGTCTATTGAAGTTAGCTAAGTTTATGGAGTTGAGTGCTTAAGGGTTGCGTAGGTGGTGTGCTTAGGGGTTGTATAATTGGTGTGCTTGCAGGTTCTTCTGTTTAAGGGGCATGTGgacaaatatttcatttgtgtCGAAGTTCTTTCAAATCTCACATCTCTTACATGTTCCGCCTTATCTTAATTATGTTTGATCCTTCTTTAGTTCTCAAGATagtcttattttcatttttggtcTCTCAGGCAAGACCCTTTTAGTTAGAGACAAAACATCAGAATTACAAGTAATTTTCTAGACTTGTTGAGCGTTGACCAAGTATATAATTGAAAGGTATGTTTCTTCATATGTTGACCTCCTAACCTAGTATGGGATGCAGTCTTCTctattcatattaaaaaaatatcatagcCATGAGTGAGTGACAATACATAATTCTAGTTTTATTCCATTTCCTGTAGTTACATTCCATTTTCTCTATGTTGATCACAAACTTCTCTCCAATCATGGAGGTGTGGTTGACCTCAAACAATTTCTCTCTAAACCAGTTGTCATATGAAGTAAATCCAGAATCAATAAACctaatataaatcaataaataattaaatcacaTCCAATATGCAATATCTATGACAACCAATAAATGAGTAAGCAATTGTTGATGACTAAATTACCATATCATAAGCAATATGCAATATGTAATACGTGTAACAACTAATAACTAACTAATCAGTTGTCGATCACTAAATCATAATCAAAATACAATTACTATCTTAGTAtccaatattttgttttttctaattcCTTTTGGTgtctattttgaattttggataaAGAGAACCTTGATATGAATTTATCTTCTATTTTTGAAACATGATTCCAAAAAACTCCTCGTACATCCAAactacaatatatatatatatatatatatatatatatatatatatatatatatatataacattgtcaaatataaaaatgtcctaaaaataaaatagatattacATTTCATACCATTAACACActgaaacataattttaaaatggggatgtaagaacctagaaaataaagtattagagttggtagatgtattaaaataatgagaccgagtattttattataaaataaccttataatataaatagaactttctaaagctcggttcattatctaaactacttttatctctctaaaacactattctcttctctttctctcacttctctctacaatttctTACTCCTCAATCATTTGTTCAACGATCAGGAAGTGTCTAGGCAATCCCTGCGTCAAGGGCTACAAATTTGACCGATCAATTGGTTGAATCGAGCAAGTAAGTGATAAACCCCTTTTTCTTTAGTGTTTAGGGTTCTTGATCATGTGGTTCTGTTTTGCATGGATCAAGAATCCCTCTCCCTTGATTCTTAGTTTGTTTGTGGTTCTAAGGTTAGTCTCCAATCACCGATCGGTGATTTGTAGGTTTCTAGAAGTTCCTTGTGTCGCAAGAAATCTGTGGAGCGTTTAGAGGTTTTGGAGCTGTTGAgtcgaggtaagggaagctagataatTGCTTTTAATTGAAGTGTGTAGTATAAGTTCAATGGTATGTGAGTACTAAACTGTTTGGATGAAAAATGTTATTGTGTGTCAGTGATAATTGAACTAATTGGGTGATATTGATGATTTGAGTGACAATGAATATTGTATAACATGTTGAATTTGTTATATGTATGTTTGTGAGATTGGATTGGATGTTGATAAAGTGAACTGTGTTGATTGAACTGTTAGAAGAAAAAGAGTAGTATTGATGGAAATTTTGTTGGGTTTAAAGGGAGGTTTAAGGTAGTGAATTGGTGAGAAATGGTTGGTGAACTGAATTGTTAAAGTTGGGGTTTTTATGAATTAGTTTGGGTTATGTTCAACACTTTAAttagtgccgtcaaaatgggttgaaacccgtgagccaactcggctcaccacgagtttgagccgggttgggttggaaaaaaatacaaaattttttatgtgagTCAATTTTGACTcggctcactaagaacccggctcacacgggttgaactcgtgatgggtcgggttggctcaccaacccacatatttttttttaattaaattaaattaattaaattaattattcaaatcctattttttttattgaaatcaaattaattaaattaattattcaaaatgtacaacctttacttagcaataaAGTCTTTCGCGCTGCTGTCTTTTCAAAAGTTTCCCTCTGCAAGTAAAatcctaagattatagattggataatattatagatggagataaagaagaggATGCtttgtggatttatccattcaggactccaatttaatagatgaataatattatagattggataatttaggaatatatcatttgttttatcttgtttttagacctatctacaagtatgacaattttatctcttgctatatatttttgttaacaactatatgtagtttcttggtcaaacgcttatgtatgtctcattaaactaaattggcaaaattttatgcttgatagcttagaatatatataacaatatatttcttgttttattttcttttatattaattgatccaattattattgtttcaatttgatcgatcaaagtaacatatTATAAGAATctaagaagaagagggtgaaaaaaaagttaattaagtgagccaatgagctaacccgtggtgggtcgagtcgggttcaaattttttcggctcgctaataaatgagtcgggttgagttggctcactaagtggtaaacccgtggtgggtcgagttgggtcgggccgggttacccgttttgacagctctaactTTAATTGGGAGAGATTTCAGCTTGGGGTGAGTGGTGGTAATGGTGTAGAGTTCAACTTGGTCTAGAACTCAAATGGAGGAAGTGAAATAGTGAAAACGTGGTTTTGGGGTTCTATGTGCAAATGGTCATTTTGGAGAGCTTTGGTCAGTTGTTTGGGACTTGTTTGAGTCCCTAAGTTGCTTGAAATTATGCCACAAGTGGTAGAATTCAATTTAAGTCTATAAGTTGAGTTTTGTGAGTTTTTAGTTGAGATCTTGTAGCCATttgttaaaaataggtttagaAAGGTTTAGACACACTTATTTAAGTATAATTGGATATATAACATGATCTAGGaagattagaagttgggaaaaatatgTTCATTTGGTCAAGAGTGGTTTGTGGGTAATAATTTTGCAGTTTTCgtgctgcagaattatgcagacttTCTGAGCGACCCCACTCGCTCAACAAGAGGTCAAGGAGTCTGGGTCACTGTCTTAGGTTTTTTGCTCAGCGAGTTGGGTAGCTGAGCGAGTGAGTTGGGGGTCTGAATCACTGTCTCTATTTTTGCACAATGAGAGAGGTCGTTGAGCGAGAAGTTGGAGTCTAGGAGCACTGGAAGTTTTATTCGCTCACTGGACTGTGAGTGGTTGGGGTCTAGGATCActgtttttttattctctcaGCGAATGGGGTCGCTGAGCGAAAGGACTCTATATGATCAAAGAAGTGATGTGATGATGATGTTCAAGTAATGTATGAGGTGTGGATTTCAAGTACCATGTGAGAAaggaattccaaggaggaatatcctAAGTTGGTTGTGTTATGCTATGTATTGATGAGGGGCTCCTGGATTGGGGAATGATCCTGGCACTCTCAATAACCTCATTTCATGTAGATATGGGTGATTATGTCGTggagagtagcaggaggtcctagtctatggtCATTGGTTAGGGCCATAGATGTTTGACAGATTAATCTTGGTGTATGGTTTTATTGGTGGTTGTTGAGGAtgtggttattattattattattatttatagtatAGGTAGTTACTTTTGTTCTTCAGGTGAACATTTTCATTCACCTAatttgtaattcttgttttatcaTTATAGATGTAATGTTCagtttagtagttttatattactaaatttgggatgttatagGGGACTACAACCTCAACACATTTACACATAATGGTGGACTACCACTATCAACTGATTCCAAAAACAACTATTGAATAAACCACGTTACATAAAACAATTATGTAAAGCACaacattgaaaaacaaaaaatttgaacAATAGTAACCCTAAACCCAAGCATTGATAACAAGAACACAACAATGAGAAAAATGGAAACTTTGAAATACACTATGGAAGATATTCAAGTGATACACACCTTCGATATACAATCCTAACGAATTCGTTGCCACTAGAAGCTTGATTTTTGAGTTCAAATCTTCATTTATCCCCACATTTGTCTTCTTCGATCATAAGAAACACCCTTTtgcaatgttttttttaatattctaatCAACCCAAATTTCTACATCAGAAAATATTTATGTGCCACATCCACATCACTTGCCAAATAACCATGCCTAATCATgcaaatgttaaatattttaacaacgtTAACGAAAAAGGACTTATGGaacattttaacaaattttgggatgcaatattgaaacaaaaagtAAAGCAGGGaccaatttgaaatttttataccAAAGTGGGGACTAATCAAGTAATTAAGccttatttttattcttaaattcatattttgatCTTCGTAATTTGGGTTGACCTAAGCCTAGGTTGATTCATCTTAACCCAGCTCAATTTGACAAGGGGTTGATATAATGTCTTAGCCCAACTCGACTTGATCAAACCTAGAACAATGTCTCTCAATCCTACCTAGGCCTAACCGAACTTAAATTAAGAAAGCCCTAGCTTGACTCGATCAACCATGATCCTACCCTAACCTGACATGACTTAGATCCCAGTCAAATCGAATCGACCGTAGCCAGGGTTGACTTGGCTTGACCTGGGTCCAAGTTGACTCAAGTCGATTAGAGTGGGCCAACTTCACTCAACAAAGTGTAGGCCAACTCGAATCACCTTGACCCAGGTTGACTCAGCTCGAACTAGGTTGGGGCAAACTCTACTTGACATAGCCTAGGGTAGACTTAGTTTGACTTTTTCTTGATCGAGTTAGGGTTAACCTAGTTTTGATCCGATTTGAGCCTAGTCCAACTCGACTGAACATGGGTCGTGTATAAAAAATGAACATTGACACACCCCAACTCgacttaaaattttatttcagctaagaactttgtattttttatcccatatcaataatattatgatttttatcacATCATGAAATCTTCATCATGTCATAGCAgtcgagcgggtgaggcagatttctttcgtgaactctcaccttggtcttagggcacgcttctagagagctcctaagacctaaaccgagcgggtgaggcatatttcttttgtgaactctctcaccttggtcttagggcacgcttctagagagctcctaagacctaaaccgagcgagTGAGACAGATTTctcttgtgaactctcaccttggtcttagggcacgcttctagagagctcctaagacctaaaccgagcaggtgaggcagatttcttttgtgaactctcaccttggtcttagggcacgcttttagagagctcctaagacttaaaccgagcgggtgaggcagatttctctcgtgaactctcacctcaccttggtcttagggcacgcttctagagagctcctaagacctaaaccgagcgacAATAAAGGATTATTCGAGAAGGCGTTAAATAAAGCAGGAAAGTAAATGAGGCATATGCGTCCAAAATAAGAGTTCAACGGGTGTGTGTATTCATCCAAAATAAGTACATTACAAGGTAAGAAGgtaaaaaagtagaaaaatccTATGTCTATGTCTAAGACCTAGTGCTGGACATCAGCCCCATTGGTCTCTGCAATTACTTCACTGACAGCTTCAACATGGGGGACGACCGGAGGTGAGGGTGGAGGAACATGGATCGGAACTAGCTTATCATCCACCACCATCATGCTCACGTCACGTCGGTGGGAACTTGAAAGAGGAGGTTGCATTGGGCGAGCGCTTTATCGAACCCGAGTAGATGCTCGTTCACCACTTCATCGCCCAGAAGCTTATTGTCTGCCTCCAATCTTGTCACTCGATCCTGGAGTGAATCCCTCTCGGCCAACAGGGCATCCCTCTCTACCGTCAACTTCGTATTGGAAGTGGTGGCTTTTTGGAGGTCCAGCTTGGCATCGTCCAAAGACTGCTGCATGCGGCGCTGGGTAGCACGAGCCTCAGCCAACAAAGTGCTGGCTTTCTTCTTGTCCTCCTCCGCCATTCTTTCGGTCTCGGCCAGGCGGAGGGTCAAGTCCTGGTTGGACTTGAAGGCGGCATCGAACTTCTCTTGAAGAGCTTGGAGCTTTGTGGAAGCCGAGGCTCTCTTGTGGGCGGCATAGGCCAAGCACATTGTAGACCGAGCGACCAACTCCATAGCCATGTTGAAGGCCTCTTCCTCGGTCATCCCGCTGACTAAAGCCTTTTTCCTCAGCAAAAAGGTCAAAATGGATGTGTTTTGCCACCCACGAGTTTGGGC harbors:
- the LOC108335393 gene encoding uncharacterized protein LOC108335393 gives rise to the protein MQTVSHSLTPSVFRDSSHEFAESSGKFEHDFIAKLKIDEHKNEEEHNEGEVEQQNEDEEEDEEEFSFMLVNSDGSPISADDAFDNGQIRPLFPIFNQNLLFSDDYDGGVHPPLTLFVEHPEESLLPSPSATDKLTAAPPPEGSYCEWNPKSAVKSNSTGFSKLWRFRDVKLRSNSDGKDTFVFLNHAPAAKPAEKARNVVVKKVEVKKGKTTASSAHEKHYVMNRARKENDKRKSYLPYRQDLFGFFANSHGLSRNVHPY